Proteins encoded together in one Centropristis striata isolate RG_2023a ecotype Rhode Island chromosome 6, C.striata_1.0, whole genome shotgun sequence window:
- the psmd7 gene encoding 26S proteasome non-ATPase regulatory subunit 7 has protein sequence MPELAVENVVVHPLVLLSVVDHFNRIGKVGNQKRVVGVLLGSWQKKVLDVSNSFAVPFDEDDRDDSVWFLDHDYLENMYGMFKKVNARERIVGWYHTGPKLHKNDIAINELIKQYCTNSVLVIIDVKPKDLGLPTEAYISVEEIHDDGTPTSKTFEHVTSEIGAEEAEEVGVEHLLRDIKDTTVGTLSQRITNQVHGLKGLNSKLLDIRSYLERVVAGKLPINHQIIYQLQDVFNLLPDVNLLEFTKAFYLKTNDQMLVVYLASLIRSVVALHNLINNKISNRDAEKKEGQEKEEGKKEKKDDKDKKDEKDKDKEKEKADGAKKDEKKKK, from the exons ATGCCGGAGTTAGCGGTGGAAAATGTGGTTGTTCACCCCTTGGTGTTGCTCAGTGTGgttgatcattttaacag GATAGGAAAGGTTGGAAATCAGAAACGAGTGGTCGGTGTCCTTCTGGgatcatggcagaaaaaagtTCTTGACGTCTCAAATAGTTTTGCAG TACCGTTTGATGAGGATGACAGGGATGACTCAGTGTGGTTCCTGGATCATGACTATTTGGAGAACATGTATGGCATGTTCAAGAAAGTAAATG ccAGAGAAAGAATAGTCGGATGGTACCACACAGGACCCAAGTTACATAAGAATGACATTGCCATCAATGAGCTCATCAAACAGTACTGTACCAATTCG GTGTTAGTGATTATAGACGTGAAGCCCAAAGATCTTGGTCTACCCACAGAAGCATACATCTCTGTGGAGGAAATCCATGAC GATGGTACTCCAACATCCAAGACATTTGAACATGTCACCAGTGAGATCGGAGCCGAGGAAGCAGAGGAAGTGGGTGTGGAGCACCTGCTCAG GGATATCAAGGATACCACAGTGGGCACCCTGTCGCAACGGATCACAAATCAGGTTCATGGCTTGAAGGGACTCAACTCGAAGCTGTTGGACATCCGCTCTTATCTGGAGAGAGTGGTAGCAGGAAAACTTCCCATCAACCACCAGATCATCTACCAGCTGCAGGATGTCTTCAACCTGCTGCCAGACGTAAATCTGCTG GAGTTCACAAAAGCCTTCTACCTTAAGACCAACGACCAGATGCTGGTGGTCTACCTGGCCTCGCTCATACGCTCTGTGGTGGCTCTTCACAATCTGATCAACAACAAGATTTCCAACCGAGACGCAGAAAAGAAGGAAGgacaggagaaggaggaaggcaagaaagagaagaaagacgacaaagacaaaaaagatgaaaaggaCAAAGACAAGGAGAAGGAAAAGGCTGATGGGGCAAAGAaagatgagaagaagaagaaatga
- the LOC131973034 gene encoding dynein light chain roadblock-type 2-like, with amino-acid sequence MAGTEHGEVEETLKRIEAHKGVIGTIVVNAKGIPIRTTLDNSTTVQYAGLLRHLTMMARSTVRDIDPQNDLICLRIRSKKHEIMVAPESDFLLIVIQNPCE; translated from the exons ATGGCAGGAACTGAGCAC GGTGAAGTTGAGGAAACCCTGAAGAGGATTGAAGCCCATAAAGGTGTGATTGGAACAATAGTTGTCAATGCAAAAG GAATTCCCATTAGAACAACTTTAGATAACTCCACAACAGTTCAGTATGCAGGACTTCTTCGCCATCTAACAATGATGGCCAGGAGCACAGTGAGGGACATTGACCCTCAGAATGACCTCATCTGCCTCCGCATCCGCTCCAAGAAACATGAGATCATGGTTGCACCAG AGAGTGACTTTCTGCTAATAGTCATCCAGAACCCATGTGAATAG
- the LOC131973032 gene encoding genetic suppressor element 1-like — protein sequence MFGLKTPHFYHPGMNHESNKSPSLGMISTATRTTATVSPLSPLTNGNAVAQSANSGFAAALRKLAKQAEDPRGSAISGESSPVSSPATSHSSPVTTPKRGSLGPLLGQTRGHGVPSTPPVVTIAPTKTSNGLWRADGRQVEPSVQGLSRERVGAENTQPQQDKRTPPTHSPHPLAHPFGLTPSSVMQDPRIQSLSLPGQMHPVVPSGAVPEEYLRALRPFATSDDLRLTSLPLSLDPAAAAHAAAAAAYYHPAYLHHPLSLPRMEESLCLSALRSQFYSVPAGGAFSPLHPSALHLHLPGGRYPGELNHTAALAERLQMENELRQREREQEREREKEREREAGLEREREREREREEERERELDRQKERQRERQQQMVRAAESHYLAELQARRAPPEDRARPGERLTPNRLDKSKDSEHPGFPAPKPLSLQPGLHSSRGSIPHPVPSLVPSHLGKHHASAGGMHGALAAAMMTQRASESAWLSRQRGQGQEREGLPEMGLRSPGKGVELRRDSHRTNSIHHNPGSKDGPPCLGAPPPLISPKGPHHPPAPPTTLWNPASFVDTPADSHRKLNAPTPPNRPPPGLTRADRPPLSWGEKLEEGSRRRAEGTERFTSLRGASLQEAGSWNKGEQDRAIQSLYHRHHISNLHQRSCAPPSIPGTCVDLVGRCQAASPSPVRERQSQLPDSMLVYDEVLQQHRRLLSKLDLEEKRRREAREGGYYCDLDESYDESDEEEVKAHLKRVIEQPPLKLDTSSEKVDFLRVCGLTTLAQRDEVLARKRRKRRRMMRERSLSPPAVRGKRKPSSPSTHTTPLTTPYSAEQMDSAPELDEKKDFLLMFNLSHVSPQQRRDKERTEELLRAIQRKTVTLDTLRYNPLPLCKSPPAPSTGDSSSAPLPSQSNGHLYPESPSPSPPYSHKPKHLPHNDTFKSSMDTHVPRIPPSLAPHHEKAEFMEAQPNRKLHGLQNGIAASPQKKESNPVQNGRNRPWERFTPEAFAQHFHQAVLQSTHSTLQNKGASNEAGLKADRSLPHNVSQLKGSTLNHAPQHAHINGHHFHSLVASRDTPGLRENLSDEDEEESGQDEEEEEEEEEEMEEAPRKWQGIEAIFDAYQEYVDEWSIERQVLHSQCKRLEAQNYNLTRTAEQLSLNMGELVSQRQKVREERERLQAQLEHFRRCLTLPNIHWGRGQVNGHTPR from the exons GTATGAACCATGAGTCCAATAAATCACCATCATTAGGAATGATCTCCACGGCAACTCGCACCACGGCTACTGTCAGTCCCCTCAGCCCACTAACCAATGGGAACGCAGTTGCCCAATCTGCAAACTCCGGATTCGCTGCTGCCCTGCGTAAACTGGCCAAACAGGCTGAAGATCCCAGAG GTTCTGCCATCAGCGGTGAGTCTTCTCCAGTCTCTTCCCCGGCCACCAGCCACAGCTCGCCAGTCACCACCCCTAAGCGGGGCTCATTAGGGCCCCTCCTGGGCCAGACCAGGGGCCACGGTGTCCCCAGCACCCCTCCGGTAGTCACCATTGCCCCAACCAAGACCAGCAACGGCCTGTGGCGGGCCGACGGACGACAG GTTGAGCCAAGTGTTCAGGGACTCAGTAGGGAGCGGGTGGGTGCTGAGAACACCCAGCCACAACAGGATAAGAGGACTCCGCCCACCCATTCACCACACCCCCTGGCTCACCCCTTTGGCCTCACCCCCAGCTCTGTCATGCAGGACCCCAGAATACAGAGCCTTAG TTTGCCCGGCCAGATGCACCCCGTGGTTCCCTCGGGTGCCGTCCCAGAGGAGTACCTGAGAGCGCTCCGGCCCTTCGCCACCTCAGATGACCTCCGTCTGACCTCTCTACCGCTGAGTCTGGACCCTGCTGCCGCTGCCcacgctgcagctgctgctgcttactATCATCCTGCCTACCTGCACCACCCACTGTCCTTACCAAG GATGGAGGAGTCCCTGTGTCTTTCTGCGCTGCGGTCGCAGTTCTACTCTGTGCCTGCAGGGGGCGCCTTCTCCCCACTTCACCCTTCTGCCCTCCACTTGCACCTGCCTGGAGGCCGCTACCCTGGAGAACTGAACCACACAGCAGCGCTGGCTgagag GCTACAGATGGAGAATGAGCTCCgccagcgagagagagagcaagagcgtgaacgagagaaagaaagggagcGCGAGGCAGGGCTGGAGCGAGAgcgggagagggagagagagagggaggaggagcgggAGAGAGAGCTggacagacagaaggagaggcagagggagagacagCAGCAGATGGTCAGAGCGGCCGAGAGCCACTACCTGGCTGAGCTGCAGGCTCGGAGGGCACCACCGGAGGACAGGGCCAGGCCAGGGGAGAGGCTGACCCCGAACAGACTGG ATAAATCCAAGGACTCAGAGCACCCAGGTTTCCCAGCACCCAAACCTCTGTCCCTGCAGCCTGGTCTTCACTCCTCCAGGGGCTCTATCCCACACCCTGTGCCCAGCCTGGTGCCTTCTCACCTGGGGAAGCATCATGCCTCTGCTGGGGGGATGCATGGAGCTCTGGCAGCCGCCATGATGACTCAGAGGGCCAGTGAGTCGGCGTGGTTATCTCGACAACGAGGGCAAGGGCAGGAGAGGGAGGGTCTGCCCGAGATGGGCCTCAGGTCACCTGGGAAAGGGGTGGAGCTGAGGAGAGACAGCCAcag AACCAATTCAATCCATCACAACCCAGGCAGCAAAGATGGGCCTCCCTGCCTCGGTGCTCCACCTCCCCTTATCTCCCCTAAAGGTCCTCATCATCCTCCTGCCCCTCCGACTACACTGTGGAACCCGGCCTCTTTTGTTGACACCCCCGCAGACTCGCACAGAAAACTGAACGCTCCTACACCACCAAATCGGCCGCCTCCGGGACTGACCAGAGCCGACAGGCCCCCCCTGAGCTGGGGGGAGAAGCTGGAAgaaggaagcaggaggagggcGGAAGGCACGGAGAGGTTCACCTCACTGAGGGGAGCTAGTTTACAAGAAGCAGGTTCCTGGAACAAGGGAGAGCAGGACAGAGCCATCCAGAGCCTCTATCACCGGCACCACATCAGTAACCTCCATCAGAGATCCTGTGCACCTCCGTCTATTCCCGGTACCTGTGTTGACCTGGTGGGACGGTGTCAGGCAGCCTCTCCCTCTCCGGTGAGAGAGCGACAGAGTCAGCTGCCAGACAGCATGCTGGTGTACGATGAGGTTCTTCAGCAGCACCGCCGCCTGCTCAGCAAACTGGAcctggaggagaagaggaggagggaagccAGAGAGGGAG GTTATTATTGTGACCTGGACGAGTCATATGATGAGAGTGATGAGGAAGAGGTGAAAGCACATTTGAAGAGAGTCATAGAACAGCCTCCACTGAAACTGGACACATCCTCCGAG AAAGTGGATTTTCTGCGTGTGTGTGGTCTGACCACGCTGGCCCAGCGCGATGAGGTTTTGGCacgaaagaggaggaagaggaggaggatgatgagaGAGCGCAGCCTCTCTCCGCCAGCAGTTCGGGGCAAGAGAAAACCTTCTTCACCTTCAACACATACAACTCCCTTAACTACCCCGTACTCTGCCGAGCAGATGGACAGCGCCCCCGAACTGGATGAGAAAAAAGACTTCCTCCTTATGTTCAACCTCTCCCATGTCAGCCCACAGCAGAGGAGAG ataaggagaggacagaggagcTGCTGAGGGCCATTCAGAGGAAGACTGTGACATTAGACACCCTTAGATATAATCCTTTGCCTCTGTGCAAAAGTCCTCCCGCTCCCTCAACTG GTGACTCTTCATCAGCCCCTCTGCCGAGTCAATCAAATGGACATCTGTACCCTGAGTCTCCCAGCCCCTCCCCTCCCTACTCACACAAACCCAAACATCTCCCCCATAACGACACATTCAAGAGCTCCATGGACACCCACGTGCCCCGCATCCCTCCAAGCTTGGCCCCTCATCATGAAAAGGCTGAATTTATGGAGGCTCAGCCAAACAGGAAGCTCCATGGCCTCCAGAACGGCATTGCTGCTTCTCCTCAGAAAAAGGAGTCCAATCCTGTGCAGAACGGACGGAATCGGCCCTGGGAGAGGTTCACACCTGAGGCCTTCGCTCAGCACTTCCACCAGGCCGTGCTGCAGtccacacacagcacactgcaGAACAAAG GAGCATCAAATGAGGCCGGCTTGAAGGCGGACCGCTCGTTGCCTCACAACGTCTCTCAGCTGAAAGGTTCAACTCTTAACCATGCCCCTCAGCACGCACACATCAACGGCCATCATTTCCATTCCCTTGTAGCCAGCAGGGACACGCCAGGACTGCGGGAAAACCTGTCTgatgaggatgaggaagagTCTGGTcaggatgaggaagaggaggaggaggaggaggaggaaatggaAGAAGCTCCAAGGAAGTGGCAGGGTATTGAAGCTATATTTGATGCCTACCAGGAGTATGTGGATG AATGGAGTATAGAGAGGCAGGTTCTTCACAGTCAATGTAAAAGACTTGAAGCACAGAATTACAATCTGACCAGAACTGCAGAGCAGCTCTCTCTTAACATGGGG GAGCTGGTGAGTCAGAGGCAGAaggtgagagaggagagagagagactgcaggCTCAGCTCGAGCACTTCAGGAGGTGTTTGACACTACCTAACATTCACTGGGGCAGGGGGCAAGTCAACGGCCACACGCCGAGGTGA